The sequence below is a genomic window from bacterium.
ACGTCCGCACCGCCCGGCGAGTCTGGCTCAGACTGGCAGCTAAGCGGGGGGAAGGTCAATCCGTCAGCAGGAAGTATCGCTCTCCAATTACCTTCTTCTAAGCTCCTCGATCTTCTCGTCGGCCCATTTCCTTGTTCCCACGTCTTCCATCTCTCCGCTTAACATCGCCACCCTCCTCCATTCTTCCACGGCGTCTTCACAACCATGACCGTTCTTCCTGCATTCCTCTGAGAGGACTTCCGCATAGTCTATTCGAATTACCAAGTTCTTCGGCTCGAGGCTGACGGCTTTCGCATAGAGCTGCGTTGCGCGCTCGAATTTCTTCTCGACGATGAGTGGGCCACGGTAGTAGAGAGAGCCGAGATAGGCCAAAGCAAAGACGTCCTTGTCGTCAATAGCGAGAGCTTTCTGAAGCGCCTGCTCAGCGTCTGCTGACCTTCCAACCTGGCTAAGTGAAAAACCGAGCATCGCGAGCGCTTTCGCGTGAGAGGGATCCAGGGAGACGGCCTGCTCCAGTTCTGCCACGGCCTCCGTGAACCGGCCTGCCAAGGCGTAGCTCCTTCCGAGTTCATAGCGCAATCCCGAATCGGAGGGATCTTGGAGACTCCTCCTTCTCAGCGCTGCGATTTGCGATCCAATACGCTCAAGCGTTACTGGATCACGGTCGGGCATAAGAAGCGTACCTGCACCCCCAGCTTCTTGAGCCACACATACGTGCAAACTCATCAACAGCAACAAAGAAGGCACTAGCAGGGCGATCAC
It includes:
- a CDS encoding tetratricopeptide repeat protein → MIALLVPSLLLLMSLHVCVAQEAGGAGTLLMPDRDPVTLERIGSQIAALRRRSLQDPSDSGLRYELGRSYALAGRFTEAVAELEQAVSLDPSHAKALAMLGFSLSQVGRSADAEQALQKALAIDDKDVFALAYLGSLYYRGPLIVEKKFERATQLYAKAVSLEPKNLVIRIDYAEVLSEECRKNGHGCEDAVEEWRRVAMLSGEMEDVGTRKWADEKIEELRRR